A window of the Streptomyces albireticuli genome harbors these coding sequences:
- a CDS encoding response regulator: protein MADGVIRVVLVDDHQVVRRGLRTFLEVQDDIEVVGEAADGAEGVQRAEELRPDVVLMDVKMPGTDGIEALRKLRELANPARVLVVTSFTEQRTVIPALRAGAAGYVYKDVDPDALAGAIRSVHAGHVLLQPEVAGALLSQDEAGGGTGRGNALTEREREVLALIADGRSNREIARALVLSEKTVKTHVSNILMKLDLADRTQAALWAVRHGIGA from the coding sequence GTGGCTGACGGAGTCATCAGGGTGGTGCTGGTGGACGACCACCAGGTGGTCCGCAGAGGGCTGCGCACCTTTCTGGAGGTCCAGGACGACATCGAGGTCGTGGGGGAGGCCGCGGACGGCGCGGAGGGCGTCCAGCGGGCCGAGGAGCTGCGCCCCGACGTCGTCCTCATGGACGTGAAGATGCCGGGCACCGACGGCATCGAGGCGCTGCGCAAGCTCCGCGAGCTGGCGAACCCGGCCCGGGTGCTGGTCGTCACCAGCTTCACGGAGCAGCGGACCGTGATCCCCGCCCTGCGCGCGGGCGCGGCCGGCTACGTCTACAAGGACGTCGACCCGGACGCCCTGGCCGGCGCGATCCGGTCCGTGCACGCCGGGCACGTCCTGCTCCAGCCCGAGGTGGCCGGTGCCCTGCTGTCCCAGGACGAGGCGGGCGGCGGCACCGGGCGGGGCAACGCCCTCACGGAGCGGGAGCGCGAGGTGCTCGCCCTGATCGCGGACGGGCGGTCCAACCGGGAGATCGCGAGGGCGCTCGTGCTGTCCGAGAAGACTGTCAAGACCCACGTCTCGAACATCCTGATGAAGCTGGACCTCGCCGACCGCACGCAGGCGGCCCTGTGGGCCGTGCGACATGGGATCGGAGCATGA
- a CDS encoding GAF domain-containing sensor histidine kinase, with protein MTNGPRSGLTAVSTALLAMSRHLQVRDVLKTIVVSARELLDAEYAALGVPDDHGGFAQFVVDGVSEAQWKAIGPLPRQHGILAAMIQDATPQRLADVSKDPRFGGWPAAHPPMHDFIGMPVADGEEILGALFLANKKGKGRDPAAKPGCGFTAEDEELLRVLAQHAAIALTNARLYERSRELTIAGERARLAHELHDAVAQKLFSLRLTAQAATALVDRDPARAKEELHEVGRLAAEAADELRAAVVELRPAGLDEDGLVATLRTQIQVLDRAHAAHVTFDSPGVRALPAAQEEALLRVAQEALHNALRHSGAERVTVTLHRSGGDATDRKGGRTADAGGTGKTGKAGKADKAGKGCQGVVLRVTDDGCGFDPSAVRRAGRHLGLVSMRDRAGGVGGGLTVTSEPGKGTTIEMEVPGG; from the coding sequence ATGACCAATGGCCCACGCTCCGGCCTGACCGCCGTGAGCACCGCGCTCCTCGCCATGAGCCGGCACCTCCAGGTGCGCGACGTACTCAAGACGATCGTCGTCTCCGCCCGGGAGCTGCTCGACGCCGAGTACGCGGCCCTCGGCGTCCCCGACGACCACGGCGGCTTCGCCCAGTTCGTCGTCGACGGCGTCAGCGAGGCGCAGTGGAAGGCCATCGGACCGCTGCCCCGCCAGCACGGCATCCTCGCCGCGATGATCCAGGACGCCACCCCGCAGCGCCTCGCCGACGTCAGCAAGGACCCCCGCTTCGGCGGCTGGCCCGCCGCGCACCCGCCGATGCACGACTTCATCGGCATGCCGGTCGCGGACGGGGAGGAGATCCTCGGCGCGCTCTTCCTCGCCAACAAGAAGGGCAAGGGCAGGGACCCGGCGGCCAAGCCCGGCTGCGGCTTCACCGCGGAGGACGAGGAACTCCTGCGCGTGCTCGCCCAGCACGCCGCCATAGCCCTCACCAACGCCCGGCTCTACGAGCGCAGCCGCGAGCTGACCATCGCGGGGGAGCGCGCCCGCCTCGCCCACGAGCTGCACGACGCCGTGGCCCAGAAGCTCTTCTCCCTCCGGCTCACCGCCCAGGCCGCCACCGCGCTCGTCGACCGCGACCCGGCCCGCGCCAAGGAGGAGCTGCACGAGGTGGGGCGGCTCGCCGCCGAGGCCGCCGACGAGCTCCGCGCCGCCGTCGTGGAGCTGCGCCCGGCGGGCCTGGACGAGGACGGGCTCGTCGCCACCCTGCGGACCCAGATCCAGGTCCTGGACCGGGCGCACGCCGCCCACGTCACCTTCGACTCCCCGGGCGTACGGGCGCTGCCGGCGGCCCAGGAGGAGGCGCTCCTGCGGGTCGCCCAGGAGGCCCTGCACAACGCCCTGCGGCACTCCGGGGCCGAGCGGGTCACCGTCACCCTCCACCGCTCCGGAGGGGACGCCACCGACCGTAAGGGCGGCAGGACGGCCGATGCCGGCGGGACCGGAAAGACCGGCAAGGCAGGCAAGGCGGACAAGGCGGGCAAGGGGTGCCAGGGCGTCGTGCTGCGCGTGACGGACGACGGGTGCGGTTTCGACCCCTCCGCCGTCCGCCGGGCGGGCCGCCACCTCGGGCTCGTCTCCATGCGGGACCGCGCCGGTGGCGTCGGCGGCGGTCTGACCGTTACCTCGGAGCCCGGGAAGGGCACCACGATCGAGATGGAGGTCCCCGGTGGCTGA
- a CDS encoding chaplin: protein MKNMKKAAAVTIAAGGLALAGAGAASAHAQADGHAQNSPGVVSGNVIQVPVKVPVNVCGNTINVVGLFNPAVGNHCVNN from the coding sequence GTGAAGAACATGAAGAAGGCCGCTGCTGTCACGATCGCCGCCGGCGGTCTCGCCCTCGCGGGCGCCGGTGCGGCCTCCGCCCACGCCCAGGCCGACGGCCACGCCCAGAACTCCCCGGGCGTCGTCTCCGGCAACGTCATCCAGGTGCCCGTCAAGGTCCCGGTGAACGTGTGCGGCAACACCATCAACGTGGTCGGCCTGTTCAACCCGGCCGTCGGCAACCACTGCGTCAACAACTAA